The following proteins come from a genomic window of Flavobacterium crocinum:
- a CDS encoding HlyD family secretion protein, whose protein sequence is MAEEKDTFELRSEEVQDILTKVPHWMIRWGTVLIFAIIVMLFFVSWFVKYPDVVNAEIVITTNIPPEKIVSKSSGRIEAILVKDKTLVSKNSTLAIIENTANYKDVFLLKSIVDSYDINSGKAFPFGSLKNKQLGEIESAFAVFQKDYLAQELNENLHPFEVESRAQSSEKIQIKERLDILQQQKVINESELELQKNEIARFEVLFNKGIISAQEMEAKKLGFLQAQKNYRSLLSSISQLKSSLIDNTKSSQNSQINSTREEVNLGRSMAQSFYQLKKVIKDWELSYTLKSSVSGVVTFLQVWNENQTTNVGDNVFSIIPDAKNGFIGKVKAPALNSGKIKVGQRVNIRLANYPDREFGVLKGEIQNISLVPDKEGNLRVDVTLPNGLKTSYDKQIVFQQEMKGSVEIVTEDLRLIERILYQFKSIFEQV, encoded by the coding sequence ATGGCAGAAGAAAAAGATACGTTTGAATTAAGAAGCGAGGAAGTTCAGGACATTCTGACCAAAGTACCGCATTGGATGATCCGATGGGGAACGGTTCTTATATTTGCTATAATTGTCATGTTGTTTTTTGTGTCTTGGTTTGTTAAATATCCCGACGTTGTAAATGCCGAAATTGTCATTACAACCAATATTCCGCCTGAGAAAATTGTATCAAAATCCTCCGGCAGGATTGAAGCTATTCTGGTAAAGGATAAAACGCTAGTTTCCAAAAACAGTACACTGGCTATTATTGAAAATACAGCCAATTACAAAGATGTTTTTTTACTGAAAAGCATTGTAGATAGTTATGATATTAATTCGGGAAAAGCATTTCCTTTTGGATCATTAAAAAATAAGCAATTAGGGGAAATAGAAAGTGCATTTGCTGTTTTTCAGAAAGATTATCTGGCTCAGGAACTTAATGAAAACCTTCATCCGTTTGAGGTTGAAAGCAGGGCGCAAAGCTCAGAGAAAATTCAAATAAAAGAAAGACTGGATATTTTGCAACAGCAAAAGGTAATCAATGAAAGTGAACTGGAGCTGCAAAAAAATGAAATAGCCCGTTTTGAAGTTTTGTTCAATAAGGGGATTATTTCGGCTCAGGAAATGGAAGCAAAGAAGCTGGGATTCTTACAAGCGCAAAAGAATTACAGAAGCCTTTTGTCTTCGATTTCACAATTGAAATCATCTTTGATTGATAATACAAAATCAAGTCAGAATTCGCAGATAAACAGCACCAGGGAAGAAGTAAACTTAGGACGAAGTATGGCGCAGTCTTTTTATCAGCTTAAAAAAGTAATAAAAGATTGGGAGCTGTCTTATACTCTGAAATCCTCTGTGAGTGGTGTAGTTACTTTTCTTCAGGTTTGGAATGAAAATCAGACGACCAATGTTGGCGATAATGTTTTTTCTATAATTCCGGATGCCAAAAATGGTTTTATTGGAAAAGTAAAAGCTCCGGCATTAAATTCGGGAAAAATAAAAGTAGGTCAGCGTGTCAATATTCGTTTGGCCAATTATCCGGATCGCGAATTTGGGGTACTGAAAGGGGAGATCCAAAACATTTCATTAGTTCCGGATAAAGAGGGTAATTTACGGGTTGATGTTACACTGCCAAACGGATTGAAAACGTCTTATGATAAACAAATTGTTTTTCAGCAGGAAATGAAAGGAAGTGTTGAGATTGTAACCGAGGATTTACGATTGATAGAAAGAATATTATATCAGTTCAAAAGTATATTTGAACAGGTTTAG